In Capsicum annuum cultivar UCD-10X-F1 chromosome 7, UCD10Xv1.1, whole genome shotgun sequence, one genomic interval encodes:
- the LOC107878719 gene encoding uncharacterized protein LOC107878719: MAMLQCFLLHCILFISASAAKVQTKVTDNPADQLVAALNSNRTANKLSSLYSNPGLACLALQYIKAYQGACKEVGGPDGKKPAESEFAETFAPNCGVQASSLAQITGRFLACQSKYAEPSEAFNDVLIRNSKSLDILYSKNHTEVGAAVSGSDGGGPYFWCVLFSNGKQKSSFSTGGVEPKVSRPGCFSGSNDQCNGANTLSQTIHLWTIIIGASIALLYALGI, translated from the exons ATGGCAATGCTTCAATGCTTTCTTCTTCATTGCATTTTATTCATCTCAGCTTCTGCTGCTAAAGTTCAAA CTAAGGTAACTGATAATCCTGCCGATCAGCTGGTAGCTGCCCTTAATAGTAACAGGACTGCGAATAAATTATCCTCCTTATACAGCAACCCTGGCTTGGCATGCTTGGCTCTGCAATATATAAAAGCATACCAAGGTGCTTGTAAAGAAGTTGGAGGGCCAGATGGCAAGAAACCTGCTGAGTCTGAATTCGCCGAAACTTTTGCCCCTAACTGTGGTGTGCAGGCATCATCACTTGCTCAAATAACTGGAAGATTTCTCGCATGCCAATCCAAGTACGCCGAACCTTCTGAAGCATTCAATGATGTTCTCATAAGAAATAGCAAGAGTTTGGATATTCTCTACAGCAAGAATCACACTGAGGTTGGTGCTGCTGTGAGTGGCTCCGATGGTGGTGGCCCCTATTTCTGGTGTGTGCTCTTCAGCAATGGCAAACAAAAGAGCAGCTTCTCCACAGGGGGAGTAGAGCCTAAGGTAAGTAGGCCTGGATGCTTCAGTGGTTCTAATGACCAATGCAATGGTGCAAATACTTTGTCCCAAACCATACATCTCTGGACAATCATTATAGGAGCTTCCATCGCACTGCTTTATGCCTTAGGAATATAA